DNA from Cytophagia bacterium CHB2:
GCAGGGCCACGGGCGCACAGCCGACATCAAACGCGATTTCAGTGATGAAAACCTCGCCGACGATGTGGCTGCGCTGCTTGATCATCTCAAAATACCAAGCGCGGACCTCATCGGGTACAGCATGGGCGGCGGTGTCGCGATGCAGTGTGCGATCCGCCATCCGGAAAAAGTGCGCAAGGTTGTCAGCATTTCGGCCGTGTTCCGCCACGACGGCTGGGTCAAGGAAGGACTCGACGCGTTCCCGCAGATCACGGCCGAGGCATTCAAGGGCTCGCCCCTCGAAACCGAATACAAGAAACTGAGCCCGACGCCGGACGAGTTCCCGAACTTCGTCAAGCACGTAGTCGCGTCGGCTTTGAAACCGTACGACTTCGGCGCCGACAACCTCAAGGCCACTAAAGCCCCGATGTTTTTCATCCACGGCGACGCTGACGGTGTACGGCTCGATCACATCGCGGAAATGTACCGCCTCAAGGGCGGCGAGATTCACGGCGACATGCGACCGCACCCGGAATCGAGACTGGCTATTTTGCCCAACACAACACACGTTACGCTGATGAACCGCATGACAACAATCGTCCCGATGGTGAACGACTTTCTCGATGCGAAGCCGCAAAAGCAATAATAAAAGGCTCGACGGCACTCGAAACGCCGACGGAAGCGGAGCTTGCACGACAGAAGAAGATGCGAGCAGAAGGATAACGTGCTGTCGAAATTCGCACCTGCTGAACGACCTAATACAAATGCAGTCATGGAAAGGAGAATCAATATGAACATACAAGAACAAATCAAAAAGTATATTGCAAGCCAACCTGAGCCAAAACGCAGCGACATGCAAGCGTTGCATCGCCTCATTCTGCAAGTAATGCCAG
Protein-coding regions in this window:
- a CDS encoding alpha/beta hydrolase codes for the protein MKTTAFILTMFLSSVVSAQEKPTTGYASVNGLKMYYEIHGNGDPVVLLHGAFMTISLNWTEWIGELSKTRKVIAIEMQGHGRTADIKRDFSDENLADDVAALLDHLKIPSADLIGYSMGGGVAMQCAIRHPEKVRKVVSISAVFRHDGWVKEGLDAFPQITAEAFKGSPLETEYKKLSPTPDEFPNFVKHVVASALKPYDFGADNLKATKAPMFFIHGDADGVRLDHIAEMYRLKGGEIHGDMRPHPESRLAILPNTTHVTLMNRMTTIVPMVNDFLDAKPQKQ